The proteins below are encoded in one region of Oncorhynchus kisutch isolate 150728-3 linkage group LG14, Okis_V2, whole genome shotgun sequence:
- the LOC116352826 gene encoding cyclic AMP-responsive element-binding protein 5-like, with the protein MEMNDEQDRPYGCSTPGCSQRFQTEDHLMIHRHKHEMTLKFSSIKTDPLADQTPTPTRFLRNCEEVGLFNEIEQEFCQAQEEQNNKQTQNLPQNGSSCANQPQAQPHSQHQPPPHGGMRGISCSMAGQQALPSAQSNSVITQAPSMLTHSG; encoded by the exons ATGGAGATGAATGATGAACAGGACCGGCCCTATGGATGCAGCACTCCTGGCTGCTCACag CGGTTTCAAACAGAAGACCACCTGATGATCCACAGACACAAGCATGAGATGACCCTCAAGTTCTCCTCCATCAAGACTGATCCCCTCGCAG ACCAGACCCCAACGCCGACCCGTTTCCTGCGTAACTGTGAGGAGGTGGGTCTCTTCAATGAGATCGAACAGGAGTTCTGCCAGGCACAGGAGGAGCAGAACAACAAACAG aCTCAGAATCTCCCTCAGAATGGATCATCATGTGCCAATCAGCCCCAGGCACAGCCCCACTCCCAACACCAACCACCGCCCCATGGTGGTATGAGGGGTATAAGCTGCAGCATGGCTGGCCAACAAGCACTGCCCTCTGCCCAGTCCAACTCAGTCATCACCCAGGCCCCCTCCATGCTCACACACTCAGGGTaa